The Armatimonadia bacterium genome contains a region encoding:
- a CDS encoding zf-HC2 domain-containing protein — protein MSPECPITEDEINALVDGETSGREQKRIAAHVVTCPICSAVAGGTLASKRLLGARAQPVEAPAGSWERMLSALDAADGVRRATCVHGSHWRFDTTQALAFAGLLLIVAGVWHSYGLQSASRYSSVFLRTHSAAFSNLRASTPPMPNVRDVVTPSPGGVQWVPVARALFPLEGELAEHTLYRVDRTPISEFVVSPKILHSCGLTPVRYRDVEYSVRSDPRGTMVAWQSAGVTYILVGRTGPSDLLALASARRSQASTVRSF, from the coding sequence ATGAGTCCTGAGTGCCCCATCACCGAAGACGAGATCAACGCCCTCGTGGATGGTGAGACATCTGGTCGTGAGCAGAAACGGATCGCGGCACATGTGGTGACCTGCCCGATCTGCAGCGCCGTTGCCGGCGGTACCCTGGCGAGTAAGCGGCTCCTCGGAGCTCGCGCTCAGCCGGTGGAAGCTCCGGCAGGTTCCTGGGAGCGTATGCTCAGTGCCCTGGATGCTGCAGACGGCGTTCGGCGTGCCACCTGCGTGCACGGTTCGCACTGGCGCTTTGATACGACGCAAGCGCTGGCCTTTGCGGGACTACTGCTGATCGTGGCCGGGGTCTGGCACTCCTATGGGCTGCAGTCGGCGAGCAGGTACAGCTCGGTCTTCCTGCGCACCCACTCGGCCGCCTTCTCAAACCTGCGGGCTAGTACACCACCGATGCCAAACGTGCGCGACGTGGTGACGCCCAGTCCGGGTGGCGTGCAGTGGGTCCCGGTGGCCCGAGCGCTCTTCCCGCTTGAGGGTGAACTGGCGGAGCACACCCTGTACCGGGTCGACCGCACACCTATATCCGAGTTTGTCGTATCGCCCAAGATCCTGCACTCGTGTGGGCTGACGCCGGTCAGGTACCGTGACGTCGAGTACTCAGTGCGCAGCGATCCGAGGGGCACGATGGTTGCGTGGCAGTCGGCAGGGGTGACGTATATTCTCGTCGGGCGCACCGGCCCCAGTGATCTGCTGGCGCTTGCCTCGGCGAGACGATCCCAGGCCTCGACCGTCCGCAGCTTCTGA
- a CDS encoding zf-HC2 domain-containing protein, translated as MPTCPHPYELQSLIDGAASDEELRRLREHAAGCDACAKHLAELERLRWLLRAKRLEPPAGLLEHILQFVATAIPVRKLACKEARELASAYIDDELNELERETLEAHLFACDDCFYEYVAMRTAAQAMREAPPVVASEGLKARILAAVAADEVSAAPTPAPPMVRVRFAPASGWRRVLVPTMAIAAMAVLCFGVVQVMNQPSAPGVPGPQPAATVASAPSVQPEASATVPSDRLDTEAPATPAPGTPVAAPSVNTPPATTLAKPEEARLAAGPAATVGLPRATTNRGVAAPSRGTKPVSRMVASAATSAVRGGSTSAPRRVAVLAPPVTREAPRLASAGRTASTPRAGYRPNVLRTLAPSASMASTGVTGVRSLGSGGPSAPLTRPEPRIARNDGLEETPADRLESRRLVRTVSGSHRVYEGSGDVREKLAAVSSRINEEANSGRRLSGGSGMALGKD; from the coding sequence ATGCCCACCTGCCCACATCCCTATGAGTTGCAGAGCCTGATCGACGGCGCCGCGAGCGACGAGGAGTTGCGGCGGCTCCGCGAGCATGCGGCTGGCTGCGATGCGTGCGCCAAGCACCTGGCGGAGCTCGAACGTCTGCGCTGGCTCTTGCGGGCCAAGCGCCTTGAGCCGCCGGCCGGCCTGCTTGAGCACATCCTGCAGTTTGTGGCGACGGCGATTCCCGTACGGAAGCTCGCCTGCAAGGAAGCGCGCGAGCTTGCCAGTGCCTACATCGACGACGAGCTCAATGAGCTTGAGCGTGAGACCCTCGAAGCCCACCTCTTCGCCTGTGATGACTGCTTCTACGAATACGTTGCGATGCGGACAGCCGCGCAAGCCATGCGCGAGGCCCCGCCTGTGGTGGCCAGTGAGGGGCTGAAGGCGCGGATCCTGGCGGCTGTGGCTGCTGATGAGGTATCGGCTGCACCGACACCCGCTCCGCCGATGGTGCGTGTCCGTTTTGCGCCGGCATCAGGATGGCGCCGCGTCCTTGTTCCGACGATGGCGATTGCTGCGATGGCGGTTCTGTGCTTCGGCGTGGTGCAGGTCATGAACCAGCCGAGCGCTCCTGGAGTTCCCGGCCCTCAGCCTGCGGCCACGGTGGCATCAGCCCCGTCTGTGCAGCCGGAAGCGTCTGCCACCGTCCCGTCAGATCGCCTTGATACTGAAGCGCCGGCAACGCCCGCACCGGGGACGCCGGTCGCCGCACCTTCTGTGAACACGCCGCCTGCCACTACCCTGGCGAAGCCGGAAGAGGCACGACTGGCAGCAGGCCCCGCGGCAACTGTGGGGCTTCCGAGAGCCACGACGAACCGTGGCGTAGCAGCGCCCTCACGTGGTACCAAGCCTGTCTCGAGGATGGTGGCGAGTGCGGCGACGTCGGCTGTCCGGGGCGGCAGTACTTCGGCTCCGCGTCGGGTTGCCGTCCTTGCGCCGCCGGTCACTCGCGAGGCACCGCGACTGGCTTCCGCCGGTCGAACGGCCAGCACTCCGCGAGCGGGTTACCGCCCCAACGTCCTTCGCACCTTGGCACCTTCGGCGAGCATGGCCTCGACGGGCGTCACCGGTGTGCGGTCGCTGGGCTCCGGTGGGCCCTCTGCGCCCCTGACGCGCCCGGAACCCCGGATCGCCCGAAACGATGGTCTTGAGGAGACGCCGGCGGACCGGCTGGAGAGCCGCCGTCTGGTGAGGACAGTCTCCGGTTCGCACCGGGTATACGAGGGGTCGGGCGACGTGCGTGAGAAGCTGGCGGCTGTCTCGAGCCGGATCAATGAGGAAGCGAACTCCGGACGCCGCCTGAGCGGTGGCTCCGGGATGGCGCTGGGTAAGGACTAG
- the rpmE gene encoding 50S ribosomal protein L31 has translation MKPDIHPQYVECKVICACGETFMTRSTKPEIKVEICSKCHPFFTGTQKIVDTEGRVERFIKRYGLQERYTKKS, from the coding sequence ATGAAACCGGATATCCATCCCCAGTACGTTGAGTGCAAGGTAATCTGCGCTTGTGGCGAGACCTTCATGACGCGCTCCACGAAGCCCGAGATCAAGGTGGAGATCTGCAGCAAGTGCCACCCGTTCTTCACCGGCACGCAGAAGATCGTTGACACCGAGGGTCGGGTCGAACGCTTCATCAAGCGTTACGGTCTGCAGGAACGCTACACAAAGAAGTCCTAG
- a CDS encoding DUF1385 domain-containing protein produces the protein MDETPTGEATTEDRDTQPAGGAEKHFYGGQAVIEGVMMRGTDRYAVAVRREDGEVVVGEKPIENYTDKHKWAKWPLIRGNVAMVDSLILGFAALQFSADVLAQEENEKAAAKAVEEGKAAPEPDKPATGIGPVLMTLTTVFATVLALGLFVILPTWAVDWTMGKMATGASYGESVLRNLVEGCIRLLVIVLYIVCISAMKYVRRVFEYHGAEHATINCFEAGEAVTEENCLRHSRLHPRCGTAFLLVVVVVKIILGCFFGWPTPLIRSVIRLALLPVVAGIAYEVIRWAGRHRESLFSRILAAPGMLMQVLTTRKPEATQIQVAIHALAAVACEFDLPSGWQTARRLPVPLSAQPKSE, from the coding sequence ATGGACGAGACACCCACGGGCGAGGCGACGACCGAGGACCGCGACACGCAGCCTGCAGGAGGTGCTGAGAAGCACTTCTACGGCGGCCAGGCGGTCATTGAGGGCGTCATGATGCGCGGGACCGACCGGTATGCTGTTGCGGTACGCCGGGAGGATGGGGAGGTCGTCGTCGGCGAAAAACCCATCGAGAACTACACTGACAAGCACAAGTGGGCCAAGTGGCCGCTGATCCGCGGCAACGTGGCGATGGTCGACAGCCTGATTCTCGGCTTCGCGGCGCTGCAGTTCTCGGCCGATGTTCTCGCCCAGGAAGAGAACGAGAAGGCGGCCGCAAAGGCCGTGGAGGAGGGAAAGGCGGCCCCGGAGCCGGACAAGCCTGCCACAGGAATCGGCCCCGTGCTCATGACCCTCACCACGGTCTTCGCGACGGTGCTTGCGCTGGGTCTGTTCGTGATCCTGCCCACCTGGGCTGTGGACTGGACGATGGGGAAGATGGCCACCGGTGCCTCCTACGGCGAGTCCGTGCTGCGCAACCTGGTGGAGGGCTGCATCCGCCTCTTGGTGATCGTGTTGTACATCGTCTGCATCAGTGCGATGAAGTACGTGCGGCGCGTCTTTGAGTACCACGGGGCGGAGCACGCGACCATCAACTGCTTCGAGGCCGGCGAGGCCGTGACCGAGGAGAACTGCCTGCGCCACAGCCGGCTGCACCCTCGCTGTGGCACGGCCTTTCTGCTCGTGGTGGTTGTGGTCAAGATCATCCTTGGCTGCTTCTTCGGCTGGCCCACACCGCTGATTCGCTCCGTGATCCGTCTGGCGCTTCTGCCTGTAGTTGCCGGGATTGCCTACGAGGTCATCCGCTGGGCCGGACGCCACCGCGAGTCGTTGTTCTCTCGGATCTTGGCGGCGCCGGGGATGCTGATGCAGGTGCTGACCACTCGGAAGCCGGAAGCTACGCAGATACAGGTGGCCATTCATGCTCTGGCTGCCGTTGCCTGCGAGTT